TGCCGATGTAGTGGCCGGCGGCGCTTTGCAAGACTTCGAGCGGCAGGAACTTGCCGCAGTAGGTCAGGGCCAACTGGCCGAAAGAGGCTTGCTGGGACATGGACGGGCTCCTTGGAAAAGCGGGGCCTTGTCCCTCACGGGATGGCAGCTCCCGCACGCGGTTGATAAAAAGCATCAGCGTCACGGGGACGCTCATCCGCAGAATTGATGCGATGCGGACTGGTGGGTGACGCGGGAGAGACCCGCGGCAGCCTGGAACCCTGGCTGCTGGCATGTGCTGACGAATCAGCGAACATGCAGGCAGCTTCGTGCGAGGGCTGCGCCGCGTCAGTTGGAAAACGGCATTCGGCCCAGCCCCGATTGATGAGCACAGGAAAAGAAAAGCCCCGCATCGAGTACGGGGCTGTCAGGAGGGTGCGGTGGCGCTGGGTCAATCGGGCTTGTCGCCCAGGACATGCTGCTTCCACAGGTCGAATGCCCGCTCGGGCGGAAGCTCGGCGAGGATGACGATGGGCTGGGCCTGCCTGGTGCGCAGCGAAGCGAAGTACGCCTTGCGGTCGGCGATAGCCTTGAGCTTGATGCCTTTGATGAACAGCAGTTTGCCGTCCTTGATGAACAGCACCTTGTTGCCGATGTCGCGGTTGAAGGCGGCTCGCACCTTGCGCTCCGCGTGCATGGCATCGGCCAGTTCATCGACCAGGAAGTCGAGCGTCATGTCGATGTAATGAGGGTCTTCACCCTCCTGGCCTAGATCGAGCGGCGCAGGCGGCAAGCCCTTGGCAAAGGCTTCGGCCTGAGCCAGCAGCGTCGTCTTGCCGTTGAGCGCGCGGAGGAATGTCGAGCCGCCATGCCCGTCGTTGCGGGCCTCGGCGATGGGAGTGCCGTCGAACACGATGGTCGCGGTGAAGCACAGCGTTTCCTCGCTGGCGAAGTCGGCGACCTTGAGGTTCTTCAGCGTGATGCGGTCTTGCTTGGTGATGGTGTCCATGGGAAGTCCTGAAATCGACCGGGTGGCGACATGCCCCTGACGGGACGTGGCGACCATCCCGTGGGTTGGAGAAAGGAGGCATCGATGCCCCGGTGGGCAGCGTTCGCCGGTGAGATGCCGAAGCGAACTGGTGGGTGGCGTGGGCGGAACCCACGGCAGCCTTGACACCCTGGCTGCGGGCTGCTGCCGATACATCGGCAATGCAGGGGGAGAATGGCGCGGCCGGCAGGCTGCGTCGTCGATCAATCCGAAGCGGTCGAGTCCGTCTTGTGCAGGCACTGCACCAGCCGGTTGCCCAGCCAAGCCATGCACGGGACGGCCATGGAGTTGCCAATCGCCTTGTAGCGCGGAGCGTCTGCGGCAGGCTTGCCGCGATACGGGATCAGCGTGTAGTCGTCGGGCATGCCCTGCAGCCGCTCGCACTCCATGGGCATCAGCCGCCGCACCCGCCATTGCGACCAGTCCGCTGCACCGGATTCATTCCAGTCGTAGCGGAAATGTGCCTCGAAGTCGGGGGCCAGGACATGGGGCTTGTCTGCGCCGCCGCCGCTGGTACGCAACGCCGCCGCAACGCTTCCGCCCAGTTCGGCAGCAAGACCCTGCGTCCGTCCCCGCAGGGCAACGCAGGCCACCATCGGCACACCGTAGCCCGGCTTGCCGTTGGACAGGACGGTGCAAGACACCTGTCCATGGCCCGACTCGAAGCGCACTTCGCCGCGGTTGTTCTGCGCGAAGGCGATGGCGGGCACGACGCCTGCGTTCGCATGGCTGTTGCGATGCCCGCCGGCACGCAGCGTCGGCGTCAGGTCGATCGTGGCGTCCGCGCCGCTGCCCTGGGCGGTGAAGGCGATGATCGGCACGCCCTTTCCCGTACCGTCCTCGCTGCTGCCCTTGCCGTTGTTGGCGGTGTCGAGGGTGTGGGCGATGCTGCCGGCGATGGACTGCACCATGAACGTCTCGGTGCGGATGTCGTGCTTGGGACCCGCGGCCATCAGGCATGCCGCAACATCGACGGGGCCAATGCCGCCGCTGAATCCGAACGTCGTCGTGACCTTGCCGTAGGGCTGGTTCAGTCCAGCGAATCCTGCGTATCCGCCTGCTGCTGCAGCACCCGGTCCAGCAGCGCGGGCAGCTTCTTGCCACGGCGCGCGGCCCGCAGAAGAATCCCCGCGCAGGCCTGTGCGCTCAAAAAGTACTTCGGAGGGATCGAGGTCATCACCACCACATGCCACAAGAAACACGCGCTTGCGGCGTTGGGCGACACCGAAATATTGAGCGTCGAGCACGCGCCAGGCGATGCGGCGGCGGGGTCCAGACACACAACCAGCGTGCGCCCATTTTTCCCCTGGCGGCTGGAGCGCACGGCTTTCTCCGGCCAGTGCGCCCAGGAAATGCCCGAAGGCATTGCTGCGGTCGTTGAGGACGCCGGGGACGTTTTCCCAGACGAGCGTTGCCGGCGGGCGGCGGTCTTGGTGGCGGGTTTGGTCGATGGCATTTGCAAGCTCCACATAGGCAAGGGTCAAGGCGCCGCGCGGGTCGTTCAACCCCTGGCGCGCGCCGGCAACGCTGAACGACTGGCACGGCGTGCCGCCGACCAGGATGTCGGGCGCCGGCACGGTGCCGGCGCGCACCTGACGGGCGATCGCGGTCATGTCGCCCAGGTTGGGCACATGGGGGTAACGGTGGGCGAGCACGGCGCTCGGGAACGGCTCGATCTCGGCGAACCACGCGGCTTTGAGGCCGAGGGGTTGCCATGCGAGGCTCACGGCCTCGATGCCGCTGCACACGCTGCCGTACAGCAGTGGCGCGGCCTGGGGCGCACCGCGAAGGGTGCAAGGTTGCGGGTTCATGTCGGGTCTCCTGTTCGTGTGGCCCGGGGCGGGCCGGGACGTTGATAGGCAGGAGAAAGGCGCCGAAGGCCCTGCGGCCTTCGGCTCGGGAGGACAGAACCACCCGTGGGCTGGTGCAGGCCCGGTCGTCGCTAGAACCGTCTGCTCATCAGCAATCACACCCGGCGCATGTCGTGGTTCGCGCCGGCATCGTCTGGCGCACATCCGCGCACAAAGGGAGCCCGTTTTTGCGCCGGCGGGCACCGGCACCGAATACCGCTGACCACGAAGGGTCTCCGGGTGGCTCGCGCAGCTTGGCAAGCCACCGGGGGACCCTTCGCAGAGGCGGGAGAAATGCAGATCAGCAGAACGCGCAGGAGGCGGTTCGCGGAGAAGCTACCTTCAGGTCCCGCGGCCGGGGATGACCAAGCGGGACGCGCACACGGACAAGAAGGCGTTGCGCGCTGGGCGTCCCGCAGGGCGTGCGGAACACAGGCCGCGCCGCCGATGGCGGGCACGGTTCACGGGGAACGGGGTCGGTCAGGAGCCTTTGCGGCCGCTGCGGCGCGGGCGCGAGGCACCACGCTTGGACGTGCCGGATTCGACCGGCAGCGTGCCTTTGCAGTCGGGGTAGCGACTGCACGACCAGAATGGGCCGCTCTTGCCGGTGCGCTGGCGCGTCGGTGCGCCGCACTGTGGGCAAGGCGGTCCGTGGGGAACCTTGATGGACAGGGACGTGCTGCCGTACTGCGCGATCAACTGTGAGATCCATGCAGCCTGCTTGCCGATGAATACGTCCAGCGTGAGCTGTCCAGCTTCGATCATGTCCAGCGCCTGTTCCCAGACGGCGGTTGTCCCTGGGTCGGCAATCGCTGTGGGCACCGCGTCGATCAGGGTGAAGGCCGCATCCGAGGCACGGATGGCGCGGCCCTTCTTCACGAGGTAGCCCCGCGTCAGCAGGCCACTGATGATGTTGGCCCGCGTCGCTTCGGTGCCGATGCCGACCGTATCCTTGAGCTTCTGTTTCAGGCGCGGGTCCGAGACCAGTTTGGCGACGCCCTTCATGGACTTGACCAACTCGCCCTGCGTATAGGGCCGAGGGGGCAGCGTCTTGAGCGCCTTCAGATCGACGTCGGCCACCTGACATGCCAGGCCCTCGCGCAGCGCGGGCAGTACCTGGCTGCGCGCCGCAGGGTCGCCATCCTCCTCGGATTGCGGTTCGGCCAGCACCAGGCGCCACCCCTTGACGACGACCTGCTTGCCGGTGGCCGCCAGCGTCTGCTGGCCGCAGGAGAGGTTCGCCACATTGCGGTCGAACTCGTGGTGAGGAAGGAATTGCGCCAGGTAATGCGCCCGGATCAGCCGATACACTGCCAGTTCCTTCTCACTCATGGTCGAGAGGTTCGCCGGTTCGAGCGTCGGGATGATGCCGTGGTGAGCAGACACCTTCGCGTCGTTCCAGGCGCGTGAGCGTTGAGTGCGGTTGAGCTGGTCCATGATCGGTCGCAGCAAGGGATCGGTCTTGACCAGGCTGTCGAGGACCGTTGGCACCTCGGCGAACATGCTTTCGGGCAGGTAGCCCGAATCGGAGCGCGGGTACGTCGTGGCCTTGTGCGTCTCGTATAGGGCCTGAGCAATGTCTAAGGTCTCCTGCACATCGAGCCCAAGCTGCCTGGAACACACCTCCTGCAAGGTCCCCAGGTCGAACGGCAGCGGCGGGCCTTCCCGCACGCGCTCGGTTTCGACCGCCACCACCTGGGCGCTGTCCGCGGCGCGGATCTGCTGCGCGGCGTGCTGCGCGATGGGCTGCTGCAGGCAGCGGCCGGCGTCGTCGGTGCATGCTTTCGGGGGAACCCACTGCGCGGCGAAAGTCTGGCCACCGGCGGACAGGGACACGTCGATGGCCCAGTACGGCACGGACACGAAGGCGGTGATCTCGCGGTCGCGGTCCACGACCAGTTTGAGCGTGGGGGTCTGGACGCGGCCTACCGACAGCACGCCGTCGTAGCCGGCCTGCCGTCCCAGCACCGTGAACAAGCGGCTGAGGTTCATGCCGACGAGCCAATCCGCCCGAGAGCGCGCCAGCGCCGAGTAGTACATCGGCAGCGTCTCGGCCGATGGCCGGAGCTTGCCGAGTGCCGCGCGGATGGACGCATCGTTGAGCGCCGACAACCACAGCCGTTCGATGGGACCGCGGTAGCCGCACAGGTCGATGATCTCGCGGGCGATCAACTCGCCCTCGCGGTCGGCATCTGTGGCGATGACAAGCTGGGTCGCCTTAGCCAGAAGCGCCTTGACGACTTTGAACTGCGTGGCGGTTTTAGGTTTGACCTCGACCCGCCAGTGCTGAGGAATGATGGGCAACTGCTCCAGCGACCAGCGCTTGAGCGCCGCGTCATAGACCTCGGGGGCTGCCGCTTCGACGAGATGGCCGATGCACCAGGTGACGGTGACGCCGGAACCGTTGAGGCAGCCTTCACCGCGCTGCGTGGCACCGAGAATTCGGCCAATGTCTTTGCCCTGGGAGGGCTTCTCGCACAAGAACAGCCGCATGTCCGTCCATCCCGATTCCCGTTGTTCATGGAGTTGCTGGAATCGAGGATGCCGAGCGCCACCTGGGGTAGCAGCAAACAAGCCGCATGCGCCGGCGACCGCTTTCACGCCGATGGAATGGCTCGGGCGGGGATGGCGCGTGGCCGCAGGTGTGCGGACCAGTAGCCGCGATTTGCGGGAGCGCGTGGAAGTCGATGGACGTTGATGGAGCTATCCCCAGGGGATAGCTTGCGGGGTGCATGGAGGGCGGCGAAGCACTACGGCGGCCGCCCTCCATGCCGGTTCACTTCCTGCGCTTCGCCTCCTTCGGCGCGGTCGATTCCTGGGCAGCCTGTGGCTTCGGTTCTGCCTCCTGCGGCTTCGGACTGAGGGCCACGGACTCGATGCGGTACGGCAGGATGCCGACGCTGCGCGCGTTGATCTGCCAGGTCTCGCGCGGCTGATCTTCGTTGTCCGTCCAAGGCTCGCGCTCCATGCGGCCGATGACCAGCACGCGCATACCTTTCTGGTACAGGTCCTTCCAGTGCTCGGCGTCGCGGTGCCAGATTTCCACCGGCGCCCAGAAGCCGCCGCGGTCCTCGAAGGTGCCATCCTTCTTGGGTACGGGGTTGTCGAAATAGACGTTCAGGCGCAGCAAGCGGCTGGGTTCGTCATTGCCGTTGGGGAATTCGCGGTACTCCGGTGGCGAGCCGATGTTGCCTTCGCCAGAAAAATGCGTGCTCATGGTGTGATCTCCGTGGTGGTTGAAATACCCGTGCCTCGTCGGCGCCGGGCGCGTGCTGGGATGCCCGGCGCAATCACCGATCGCGCATTGCGGCAGGAACGGACGTGAGCCGGTGCAGGTAGGCGTCGTCCGCCTCGGCGGCCTTGCTGGCGCATTCCTGCGCCTGCCTGCCCAAGGTGTGCAGCAGGCTGATCTGCATGTTCAACGTGATGCGCTGCAGCTCGATCGCGTGCAGGTCGGCCAGCAGGTTGACGGGTGTGCTGCTGCTGGCGATCAGCTCCCGCCACAGCGCCACGCCCATGGCCGACCTGTCGTGCCTGCGCCAGCGCAAGAAGACGGTTCCTGCGCCAGTGGTCTGTTGGGCCAGTTCGATGGGCAGAAGGTGGAAGGGGTGCCCGCATGCTTGCTCCAGCACCTGTCGCTGTGCCAGGGCAATCAACTCGTCGCGCATGGCGAAGCACTGGCTGGCCCAGGCCTCGAAGTCCCCTTTACCCTTAAAAGGCTTTAAAAGGCCTTTTAGAGAGGCCGCGTGTTCCAGCCGCATGAAGGCACCCTGTTGCAGGCCCCGGAAGTAGCGGGTCGGTTGGTTCAGATCGTTCATGCGGGCTCGTCCTCGCCGGCTGACGCTTCGGGCGGCTCTGCGGTGGCGGCTTCGTCGCTGGGCGGAGGCGCTGTGGCAGGACCGTCGCCGCGCTGTTGCAGGCCACGGCGCACGACGGGTGGCGCAAACTTCGAGCGGCGTGTCCCCTCCAGCACCTCCTGCGGCAGTTCGCCGTACTTCTCCAGCGCGACTCGCGCAGCGGCGTTCTTCGCCGCGAAATCGTCGCGGGTGCAGCCCGAGTAGCGATACTGCTGGGCCAGCGAGAACAGGCTGCGCAGCGCGTGCGCGCCCTCGTTGAGCCAGCGTTCCAAGGTGCTGCGGTCGATGAGCGCGGTGTGGTGGGCGAGGATCAGCTTGCGGGCGATGTCGTCGTAGTCGGCCAGGAGATAGACCGCGGCAAAGCCGAGCTGCGCGTTGACGAAGAGCGGGAGCTTGACCGGCTGCACGTTGAGGTTTTCGCCCAGGCTGAGCGCCGGTGGCACGCTCGCCAGCGCCTGGTCCACCTGCTCGCGCAGCGATTGCAGCGTGACCTTGGTTTGGTCGAGCTTGTCCTCGATGCGCAGCATCCACCAGTCCGAGTACGGGTCGTCCTGCTCCGAGCCCCGCCGCATCTTGTTCATCTGGGCGATGTAGCCGTTCAGGCCGACGATGCCCGGTCGCCCCTCGGCGGCGGCGCGGCCGTGCCAGATGCGGGAAGCGTGATGGGTGTGCAGGGTCAGCGACATCGCGCTGCGCAGGGAGCCGAGATTCAGTTGCAGAGGTTCATTGGTTGCCATGGTGTCCGCTCGTTGTTGGAAAAGGAGCGGCCAGCTTCGGCAGGAAGCGGAAGGCAGTCAGTCAAGAATCCGAATCCCGGCGGGCCCCGGTTTAGGGCGCGGCGGTTGCATGCGGCGCGAGCTATCCCCAGGGGATAGCTCCATGGAGCGTCAACGAACGCTGCACGCCGGGATCAGGGTAGGCAACACCGATGCTGCGGCAGATGGTCGATCCCAGGCCTGCGACAACTTGGCGTTGTGCCCAGCAGCGGAACTATCCCCAGGGGATAGCTCTATTGGCGGCCATGGGCATCTACTTTCACCGACTTGCATGCCGGCTCACTTGCTGGCGAGCAGATTGCGTAGCCGCTCGATGTGCTGCTTGGCGACTTCCGGCGGCACTGGCTTACCCTGCGGCTGAGGTGGCGGTGCTGCTGGTGGCCGCTCGTTTGGCGGGACGGGTGCCGATGGCGCGTCTTTCTTGGCCCAGGCATTGAACTCGCCATGGATGGCGCGCTGGATGATGCCGAACAGATACCCCGCAGGATTGCGGATGCCATGACTGCTGCATCGTGCGGCCCAGTCGTCCAGCACGGCCTGTCTCAGCGCGGCATCGACCTGCTGCAATGCCACCCTGGCACCTGTCTGCTGCTCTGCCTTCAGTTCCGTGAAGCGCTTGGGCCATTGCAGATCGCCCAGCGCGCGCGCCTGCGCGGTAGTACGTACTTCATTAATACGACTACTACGTACTGTACGGGCCTGCTTCGGATTCCGAAGAGAGGCGTCTGGCGCGGGTTTCGCCCCTGCTTCGGATTCCGAAGACGGGTCGTCCGCATTCCGAAGAAGGCTCGATGCTCCTTCTTCGGAATCGTGGGCGGCATCCTCCTGTGGATAACTTTCGGCGGCCGTGATGCCTTGGCTGGCGAGGCGTTCGGCCAGGACCTGTAGCCGCGACGGCAGTGTGCGTCCGGAGAGCATCGGATCTTCCGCGATCTCCTTGAGGGTGTTCAGACCGACCATCTGGACAGCCTTGGCCGAATGGCCGAGGGACTGGCTGACCAGTGCCAGGTAGTCGGCGTCGAGCTGCATGGCCTCGAAGGGCGTCAGTGGTTCATCGTGCAGAACGTAGAGGTTGCCGAGGATGCGGCCGGTCTTGGGGTCACGCCGTCGCCGTACCAGGCTCAACCATCGGGTGAGGCGCAACAGCGTCAACGCTCGGGCCACGGTTTCATGCGAGGCCTGCCCGGCGCAGGGCATCGACGCCAGCCAGGGTCGAAGCTGCTCATACGTCGGGAAGGCTGTCATGCCGTCGTCGTTGAGCATCAGCCGGAACACCTGCCAGGCGTTGCGCTCCAGCGGCGTCAGGCGACGGTCGAGGAACAGCCGCCGCGGCACGGTCTCGTGCCGGTTGCCGCTGAAGAGGAAGGCATCGCCTGACGTGGCGGGCGTCGGCGTAGGCACGGGTGCTGGCGCACTGGGGCTGGGCTTGGGCGCGAGGTCTTTCAGGGCAGCATCGAACAGATCCGCGAGTGCGACGGGGCCACGGCGTGGTGCGGTGTCGTCCACGGCCATGGCTCAACCCAATCCCTGATCGACCCAGCTCTTGATCGAGGCCCAGACCACCGACAGAGGCAGCGACATGCCTTCGGCCAAGTCCATGGTAGCGTCGAGGATGGAGGTTTCGTCTTCGAGATCGACATTCCTGCTGCCGGTCACGGCCTTCCATTGCCGCCACAGCTCCGTGTCCTGTTTCTCGTCCAGCACGGGGTGGCGGCCCTTGCGCTTCGGCAGGCCGAGGATTTCGCGGCGAAGCGCCACCTCCTGGTGGGTCAGGCCATAGAACCGACTGACCATCTCGGTGCTCGCGCCCAGCCTGAGCATGCGATCGACCGTGGCGATTTCCTTCTCCACGTCCTGCGCCTGCTTGAGCAGTCGCCGGAGCACTTCGCGGTTGACCGTCACCGAGCACCAGGAGACGTTAGCGTTGGCGAGCACGCTGATCAGCGCGGGATGCTTGAGGGCGTCCAGTTCTTCCTCGCCAAACCCCATCAGTTTGCACCGGCGCAGTTGCCCATTGCGCAGGTCATAGAGGGCCTGGGCGATGACGGCCTGGTTGAGTGGGTGTGGTGCGGACATGCTGGCCTCCCTCGCTCACATTCCAACGCCTTCAGCGCCGGCTTCAAGGTCGAGCAGGCGCCGGGCCAGCCGCAGCAGCCGGAACAGCTTGACCAGCGAGGTATCGCTCAATCGCTGGGCCGCATCACCCTGGCCGTGCAGCAGCGCCGGCAGTTCGATGACGATTTGCCCGTCGTGCAGGCCGACGTCGGCGGGCCGCTGACCGGCCAGGCACGCTAACAGCGCGAGGACGGCACGGCCCAGCGGTGCCGAGCTTTGGGTGCGGGCCCGGCAGACGAAACCGATACCCTCTGCACGGTCATCAATGCACTCGTCCAGGTCTGCCTCGCCCGCGATTTCGCGGGCGAACTGTGCGATGTGGATGCGCAGGCGCTCGGCTGTGTCCACGCCGGGATCGATGTACCAGACATCGGAGATCGGATAGAGCCCGCCAGCCTGCACAGGGATGGACTGCAAGACACTCGCCGAGAAGTCGAGCGGCAGCGCATCACCCAACTGGTCGGCGACCATGCGCTGAATGGACTGGAGCCGTTCGGTCGTCGGTGCCGGCGAGACGATGTGCTCCCGAAGCAGATCGCCACCCACCGCAGGGTTGGCCGGACTTGCCTGGCTGGCATCCGTGTCGCTCTCGCGCGTCGAAGGCGTTGCCGCAGGTCGGCCTGCAGGCGGCGCTGCGGATGCAGCCCCTGCGATGGGTGGCGCAGTGTTGGCAGGTGGGCGCGCGATGGTTCCCGGCTCCGGCAACGCAGGCGGCGTCGATGGCGGCGTTGGGTCGCTGACCAAGGCGCGCTGCCGGCTCTCGGATTCGGTCATGTCCAGGGCGAGCACGTCGTAATCGACACCCAGCATCTCGGCCATCTGGCCGATCAGCTCGTCCTGTACACGCTGCGCGGAGAACTCGTCGGCCTGGACGTCGAATTGCGACAGCACTTCCTGGAAAAATTCGTCGAAGTCCTGAACCAGTGGGCGACCCTTGGCGTAGCGCTCCCACGCGAGCATGCAGGCTTTGCGCATGACCGACAGGCGTTCGACCTGATGGCGACCGAGACCGCCATAGAGCACGGTGGGGATCGCGGGCAGGAGATACTGCACCGCGTCGTTCATGCGGCTGATGTGCGACTGTTGTACCGGGAAGCCATCGGCGGCGAGGCGGCGGGCCAGCTCGGACTGGCTCAAGGTGGTGCCGCTTTCTTGCTCGTAGAACTCGCGCGCCTTCTCGACGCCGAGGGCGCGCTCGATGAACGTGAGGCCCCCGCGCAATTCGTTCTCGGCCAAGTGGCCGGTCAACATGACGACTTCGCCGCGGCTGGGCCACGGCCGGAACAGGCACGATACACGGAAAAACCGCTCGTCCTTGGTCTCTGACCATAGTTCGCGCAGGATCGCCAGCCGAGTATTTCCACCGTTGCGGATGATGTAGTGGGACTCACCTGGTCGGCGAGTGATGGCCGGCGCTGCGTCCAGACCGCGCTCGCGGATGGACGCCTTGATTTCCTCGTAGGCCGGGTTGCGTTTTTTCCTGGGATCGTGGTCGTAGGGGCGCAACTGATCTAGGGTCACGACCATGGGGGTGTCGGCGATCGGGTCGCTCAAGGTCGAGGCTGACGGGCCGCTGCGCTCGAACCCGGCCGCGAGCAGCTTGCCAGCCATCTGCTGGGAGGTGATCTCAGCCATGGCCGCCTCCCTGCGCTTGGTATCGGGCCTCGCGCTCGGCGCGGCGGATTTGCGCACGGGCATTCAGGGTCGCCCGGTGGTCGCTTGCCGTCGAGCTGGTGTAGATCGCGGCGCAGCCAGGCTTGGTGAACTTGAGGTGGCCGCCAGGCGTGCGTTTGACGTGCCAACCTTCGCCAACCGCGAACTCGATCAGGGCGCGAAGCCGCTTGTGGCCTCGGGCTAGCTCATGTGCGTTCGCCATGGGACCTCCCGGCATCAAGAGGGTGTGGCGGACGGCCGGACACCATGGCAAATCGGTGCCGCCATTGCGGAAATAGTTCGTCTGCGAGGCCGCGCATGGTGTCGAGCGCGGCGAGGGCGACTCTGCCCGGCGGCTGGCGGTATTCGACCCGATGCACTGGCAATCCGCGCGTAGCTGCACGCGGATACGCCTCGATGGCCGGCACGTCGGTGGCCAGCACGCGGATGCCGGCGTGGTCCTGGAAAAGATCGCGCAGGGCCTGCTGGATCAGCCGTGCATTGGCTGACACAGGGTGGACGCGATTGATGAGCAGATGCAGAGGTGGAGGCTCGATGCCCAGGTGCCGGTAGGGCGCAATGTCTTCGAGCAACTGCATGGTGCCGCGCCGCAGCTCGCGCGCCGCGAGAATTTCCGGGGTCACGGGCGACAGCGCGAGGTTGGAGGCGAGCACCGCCATCTCCAGCAGCACCGAGCGCGCACCTTGGGTGTCGATCAGCACCAGGTCATAGAGAGGCGCCAGGACCGGCAAGAGATGGCGCAACCGTAGGCGCCCATCCGGCGTGTGCAGCAGCAAAGTGTTCAGCTCGCCTCGGTGGTCGTTGGAGAGCACCAAGTCCAGGCCCTCGATGTTCGTGCGGGACACAAGCAGCCCGAGGTCGCGCTCGTTGAAGGCCAGCAACTCGTAGATGCCACCAGGTGCGCGGTGGCCTAGCTCGTAGTACGAGGACAAGGTGGGCTGCACGTCGAGGTCGAGCAGCAGTACACGCAGCCCCGCGTCCGCGGCAAGCCCGCCGAGGTTCGCGGCCGTGGTGGTCTTGCCGACGCCACCTTTGGTTGAAATGATGGATACGACCTGCATGGCGTTCTCCGTGTGAGGATGGGAAGTCCGCTGGAGAACGGGTCAGGCCCGGTTGTTGACGCGCTCGGCGATCCACTGATCGATCTCGATGGAGTCCCAACCGACCGCGCGCACGCCCAGGCGCAGCGCCTTCGGGAACAGGCCTTTGCGCATCAGGTTGTAGATGTGGGCGCGTTTGAAACCCGACTTGGTTTCGACTTCATCAAGCCGCAGGATGCGGCGCTCGCTTGCGGGCAGTGCAGGTGTTTGCGACATGGCGGTCACTCCTGAACGCTCAGTGGCGTTTGTTGGCGTGACCTCCATTCAATAGACATGGATGGGAAAAGACATTGCAAATGCAATCTCCGCGATTGCACATACAAGATGGAAAACCTCAGACTGTTGCGCTACGCAGCCGGCGTCTGGCCGTGGCGAACTTGCCGTTTAGCGTCCGCTCCGCGATCCCCATTGCGCCGCTGTGATGGGCGACCAACGCGCTGACCACCGCCTCCTGCGTCTTGAAGCTGGAGTACGGAACGCCGGAAGGCGACTGGCCGAGCATCAGGTCCAGCATGCTGCCGATGATGTTCAGGTAGGTGGCTTCGGCGCGATCACTGATCAGGCACTGTGCGCCAGCAGAGGGCGCCATCTGCTTGAGAAGCGCTCCGTGCTTTTCCTGCAGCTCATGCAGTTGGCGTTTGTACTGGTCCAAGGTGGACTTCAGGGCCAGGCGCTCGACTAGCATCGCCTGCCCAGTTTCCACCGAGATGAAGGGATGGGCGATGCGCTCGCTCCGGGAGAAAAGGAAGCACGGTCGTTGCTCGGGATAGTGCTGGCGCATCCAGCGCTTCAGATCGACGTGGCGCACCGTCAGATCAGGGGAGTCGATCAGCGCGGAATCGCGCGTCGTGATGCCGTTCCGTCCGAAGGGCAGTTCTCCATTGAGGATGCCGTCGAAGATGCGTTCGGTGCAAAGCCGCAGCTCGTCACAACGTGGACAGTCCAACGACTGCGGCAGGCGCCTTGGCGACGAAATCGAAGCCAGGATCACCTGCTCGTATCGCAGCAGCCCGGCCCAGCGGATGGACGCTTCGATCGGGCGATAGAACACCTTTGATGTTGGTGCATCATTCTTGTTCTCGTGCATGCTCCGTCTCCTTCCAGGAG
This window of the Pseudomonas mosselii genome carries:
- a CDS encoding ParA family protein, with protein sequence MQVVSIISTKGGVGKTTTAANLGGLAADAGLRVLLLDLDVQPTLSSYYELGHRAPGGIYELLAFNERDLGLLVSRTNIEGLDLVLSNDHRGELNTLLLHTPDGRLRLRHLLPVLAPLYDLVLIDTQGARSVLLEMAVLASNLALSPVTPEILAARELRRGTMQLLEDIAPYRHLGIEPPPLHLLINRVHPVSANARLIQQALRDLFQDHAGIRVLATDVPAIEAYPRAATRGLPVHRVEYRQPPGRVALAALDTMRGLADELFPQWRHRFAMVSGRPPHPLDAGRSHGERT
- a CDS encoding AlpA family transcriptional regulator; its protein translation is MSQTPALPASERRILRLDEVETKSGFKRAHIYNLMRKGLFPKALRLGVRAVGWDSIEIDQWIAERVNNRA
- a CDS encoding ParB family protein; the protein is MAEITSQQMAGKLLAAGFERSGPSASTLSDPIADTPMVVTLDQLRPYDHDPRKKRNPAYEEIKASIRERGLDAAPAITRRPGESHYIIRNGGNTRLAILRELWSETKDERFFRVSCLFRPWPSRGEVVMLTGHLAENELRGGLTFIERALGVEKAREFYEQESGTTLSQSELARRLAADGFPVQQSHISRMNDAVQYLLPAIPTVLYGGLGRHQVERLSVMRKACMLAWERYAKGRPLVQDFDEFFQEVLSQFDVQADEFSAQRVQDELIGQMAEMLGVDYDVLALDMTESESRQRALVSDPTPPSTPPALPEPGTIARPPANTAPPIAGAASAAPPAGRPAATPSTRESDTDASQASPANPAVGGDLLREHIVSPAPTTERLQSIQRMVADQLGDALPLDFSASVLQSIPVQAGGLYPISDVWYIDPGVDTAERLRIHIAQFAREIAGEADLDECIDDRAEGIGFVCRARTQSSAPLGRAVLALLACLAGQRPADVGLHDGQIVIELPALLHGQGDAAQRLSDTSLVKLFRLLRLARRLLDLEAGAEGVGM
- a CDS encoding DUF2857 domain-containing protein, which encodes MSAPHPLNQAVIAQALYDLRNGQLRRCKLMGFGEEELDALKHPALISVLANANVSWCSVTVNREVLRRLLKQAQDVEKEIATVDRMLRLGASTEMVSRFYGLTHQEVALRREILGLPKRKGRHPVLDEKQDTELWRQWKAVTGSRNVDLEDETSILDATMDLAEGMSLPLSVVWASIKSWVDQGLG